The proteins below are encoded in one region of Campylobacter helveticus:
- a CDS encoding glycosyltransferase family 8 protein: protein MFQIVFGCNEAYVKYLSVLITSIMKNVDSRKSIYDIYKKTNISPKIDINTFDINGQEGFVFHILINSIQEETSMKLKQMIGQLSKECNYPAEIKLHIMNDKLFENMEVPIWVEHYATYFRLYLGSILPESCEKCLYLDVDMLVFSDLRELFCLDLQDYLVAASKDVQQWQGTLFVGKSKDKNIRNLTIEKGPLYFNAGFMLINLKQWRAESLEKKMVSVANSHVFEVGDQDILNYGVNRKVLMLPCKWNFIAGHFVLNRKGIFNDFKGEGNCPYWDYTRKEMEENLKDLRILHYTHYVVKPWKSYYEELDMNYRPLHYDYYDEWWKVAFNVPIFNKELIELKNELDNKSLGDYSKTLAYVLNYKMANLASIRIQNHLAYKIGNLILNTRKIHQIVKFPFLFILIIFRHSVNSGISKILFNAAPHLKPLPLVCCMDYTESLKFKEHLSYRYGKTVLQCFKYWYKGKIFIIPYLLIKEYKEFKKKKSIEIENKKIK, encoded by the coding sequence ATGTTTCAAATTGTTTTTGGCTGTAATGAAGCTTATGTTAAATATTTATCCGTTTTGATTACAAGCATAATGAAAAATGTTGATAGTCGGAAAAGCATTTACGACATCTATAAAAAGACCAATATATCACCAAAAATTGATATTAATACCTTTGATATAAATGGGCAGGAAGGCTTTGTGTTTCATATTTTAATTAATTCAATACAAGAAGAAACTTCTATGAAACTCAAACAAATGATTGGGCAATTGAGCAAAGAATGCAATTATCCTGCTGAAATTAAGTTACACATTATGAATGATAAATTATTTGAAAACATGGAAGTTCCTATTTGGGTAGAACATTATGCCACTTATTTTAGACTATATTTGGGAAGTATTTTGCCTGAAAGTTGTGAAAAATGCTTATACTTAGATGTGGATATGCTTGTCTTTTCCGATTTAAGAGAACTATTTTGCTTAGATTTACAAGATTATCTTGTAGCAGCCTCAAAAGATGTACAGCAATGGCAGGGAACTTTATTTGTAGGAAAGTCGAAAGATAAAAACATAAGAAATTTAACGATTGAAAAGGGTCCTCTTTATTTTAACGCCGGCTTTATGTTAATTAACTTGAAACAATGGAGAGCGGAATCATTGGAAAAGAAAATGGTGAGCGTTGCAAATTCACACGTGTTTGAAGTTGGAGATCAAGATATTTTAAATTATGGTGTTAATAGAAAAGTACTAATGCTTCCTTGCAAATGGAATTTTATAGCCGGGCATTTTGTTTTGAACAGAAAAGGTATTTTTAATGATTTTAAGGGGGAAGGGAATTGTCCATACTGGGATTACACAAGAAAGGAGATGGAAGAAAATCTGAAAGATTTGCGCATTTTACATTATACCCATTATGTGGTAAAACCTTGGAAAAGTTACTATGAAGAACTTGATATGAATTACCGTCCTTTACATTATGATTATTACGATGAGTGGTGGAAAGTTGCTTTCAATGTCCCAATCTTTAATAAAGAGTTGATTGAATTAAAAAATGAGTTGGATAATAAAAGTCTCGGAGATTATTCTAAAACACTGGCTTATGTGTTAAATTATAAAATGGCAAATTTAGCCTCAATTAGAATTCAAAATCATTTGGCTTATAAAATTGGGAACCTGATCTTAAACACTAGAAAAATCCATCAAATAGTAAAATTTCCCTTTTTGTTTATATTAATAATATTTCGTCATTCAGTTAATAGTGGAATCTCAAAAATACTGTTTAATGCCGCCCCACATTTAAAACCCTTACCACTTGTCTGCTGTATGGATTATACTGAATCCCTAAAATTTAAAGAGCATTTATCATATAGATACGGTAAGACCGTACTCCAATGTTTTAAATATTGGTATAAGGGCAAAATATTCATTATTCCCTACCTTTTAATAAAAGAATACAAAGAATTTAAGAAAAAAAAGAGTATAGAAATAGAAAACAAAAAAATTAAATGA
- a CDS encoding dTDP-4-dehydrorhamnose 3,5-epimerase family protein, which translates to MSIKFDIQESKILKGVFLITPNKFKDLRGEIWTAFTSENIDGLLPEGLCFKHDKFITSKKDVIRGIHGDSKTYKLATCLYGEVLQVVVDCNPSSLTYLKHEKFVISPQNQLIVLVPKGFGNAHLVRSEEAVYYYKCAYEGAYMDADAQFTYAWNDERIGVEWGIDTPILSERDTLATKGK; encoded by the coding sequence GTGTCTATAAAGTTTGATATTCAAGAATCGAAAATTTTGAAAGGGGTTTTTCTTATCACGCCGAATAAATTTAAAGATTTAAGAGGCGAGATTTGGACGGCTTTTACTAGTGAGAACATTGATGGACTTTTGCCAGAAGGGCTTTGTTTCAAGCACGATAAATTCATCACTTCAAAAAAGGATGTCATCCGTGGCATACATGGAGATAGCAAAACTTACAAGCTAGCCACTTGTCTTTATGGCGAGGTTTTGCAGGTGGTTGTCGATTGCAATCCATCAAGTCTCACCTATCTCAAGCACGAAAAATTTGTCATTAGTCCCCAAAATCAGCTCATAGTCCTCGTGCCAAAGGGCTTTGGTAATGCTCATTTGGTGAGAAGCGAGGAGGCGGTGTATTACTACAAATGTGCTTACGAGGGTGCATATATGGATGCGGATGCGCAATTTACCTACGCGTGGAATGATGAGCGCATAGGCGTGGAGTGGGGTATAGACACGCCTATACTTTCAGAGCGGGATACGTTGGCTACAAAGGGAAAATAA
- a CDS encoding GDP-L-fucose synthase family protein, with the protein MQKNSKIYIAGHNGTAGSAILKRLKELGFTHIITKSRLELDLLEQNKVAEFFAKERPEYVFFAAAKLGHLGVKAQADILYENLVMQNNVFHNAYLNKVKKLIFFGSSWMYPQKAINPIKEESLLSDELDYVAEPYAISKIAGLKMAEAYNLQYGTNFISVALTNLYGETKDFDFKTAKVLPAMLRKMHLAKLLYESKHEELMLDLGLSDINEAKRFLKNQGIDEKSVELWGSGKPRREFIHSQDLADACIYLMQNVDFKDLHAQNNKEIKNTHINVGTNKDLSIRDLAEMIKKIVAYEGVLKFDTAKPDSSMNRLLDCSKIHALGWRHKIELEDGIKMMYGWYLQSKKGKL; encoded by the coding sequence ATGCAAAAAAATTCTAAAATTTACATAGCAGGGCATAATGGCACTGCAGGAAGTGCGATTTTAAAAAGACTAAAAGAGCTAGGCTTTACGCACATCATCACAAAAAGTCGCTTAGAGCTTGATTTGCTTGAGCAAAACAAGGTGGCGGAATTTTTTGCAAAAGAAAGACCCGAGTATGTTTTTTTTGCGGCGGCAAAGCTAGGGCATTTGGGCGTAAAGGCTCAGGCTGATATTTTGTATGAAAATTTGGTAATGCAAAATAATGTTTTTCATAATGCCTATTTAAACAAGGTAAAAAAACTCATTTTTTTTGGAAGTTCTTGGATGTATCCTCAAAAGGCTATCAATCCCATCAAAGAAGAAAGCTTACTAAGCGATGAGCTAGACTATGTAGCCGAGCCTTATGCCATTTCTAAAATCGCAGGACTTAAAATGGCTGAAGCGTATAATCTGCAATACGGCACAAATTTCATCAGTGTGGCTTTGACGAATTTATACGGTGAGACCAAGGATTTTGACTTTAAGACGGCTAAGGTTTTGCCAGCTATGCTTAGAAAAATGCACCTTGCCAAGCTTTTGTATGAGTCAAAACACGAAGAGCTAATGCTAGATTTAGGACTTAGTGACATAAACGAAGCTAAGCGCTTTTTGAAAAATCAAGGCATTGATGAGAAAAGTGTAGAGCTTTGGGGTAGCGGCAAACCAAGGCGCGAATTTATCCATAGCCAGGACCTAGCTGATGCTTGCATTTATCTTATGCAAAATGTTGATTTTAAGGATTTACACGCTCAAAATAACAAAGAGATTAAAAACACACATATTAATGTAGGCACAAATAAGGATCTTTCCATTAGGGATTTAGCTGAGATGATTAAAAAAATCGTAGCTTATGAAGGCGTGCTTAAATTTGACACCGCTAAGCCCGATAGCTCTATGAATAGACTTCTTGACTGCTCCAAAATCCACGCTCTAGGCTGGAGACATAAAATTGAGCTTGAAGATGGTATTAAGATGATGTATGGGTGGTATTTACAAAGCAAAAAAGGAAAACTATGA
- a CDS encoding GDP-mannose 4,6-dehydratase: MKALITGFTGQVGSQMADFLLENTDYEILALMRWQEPMDNIYHLSERINKKDRIEIFYADLNDYSSLQKLFETHRPDVIFHLAAQSFPKTSFEIPLETLQTNILGTANILENIRALKQKDGYNPVVHVCSSSEVYGRAKKGVRLDENTPFHGASPYSISKIGTDYLGRFYGEAYNIRTFITRMGTHSGPRRSDVFFESTVAKQIALIEAGLQEPEIRVGNLESTRTFQDARDAVRAYYLLSLESAKGNVPCGECFNIAGEEAFKLPEIIEILLEFSNFEGGGGAIRILEDKDRLRPIDADYQMFDNTKIKSFIDWKAEIPVKQMLKDLLEHWRAEIKKGRIPLNR, encoded by the coding sequence ATGAAAGCGTTAATCACTGGCTTTACGGGGCAGGTCGGCTCGCAAATGGCAGATTTTTTACTTGAAAATACAGACTATGAAATTTTGGCTTTAATGCGTTGGCAAGAGCCTATGGATAATATTTATCATCTAAGTGAGCGGATAAATAAAAAGGATAGGATAGAAATTTTTTACGCGGATTTAAATGATTACTCAAGTCTTCAAAAGCTTTTTGAAACGCACCGCCCTGATGTGATTTTTCACCTAGCGGCGCAGTCTTTTCCAAAAACCTCTTTTGAGATTCCTCTAGAGACTTTACAAACAAATATCCTAGGCACGGCAAATATCTTAGAAAATATCCGCGCTTTAAAGCAAAAGGACGGCTATAATCCTGTGGTGCATGTGTGTAGCTCTAGTGAGGTTTATGGGCGGGCAAAAAAGGGCGTGAGGCTTGATGAAAACACGCCTTTTCACGGAGCTAGTCCTTACTCCATCTCTAAAATCGGCACGGATTATTTAGGGCGTTTTTACGGCGAGGCTTATAATATACGCACTTTCATCACGCGTATGGGCACACATAGCGGTCCAAGAAGAAGCGATGTATTTTTTGAAAGCACGGTGGCAAAGCAAATTGCCTTAATCGAGGCGGGGTTGCAAGAGCCTGAAATTAGAGTGGGGAATTTAGAAAGCACACGCACTTTTCAAGATGCCCGTGACGCGGTGAGGGCTTATTATCTACTTTCACTTGAGAGCGCTAAGGGAAATGTGCCTTGCGGAGAGTGCTTTAATATCGCTGGAGAAGAAGCTTTTAAACTCCCAGAAATTATTGAAATTTTACTTGAATTCTCAAACTTCGAGGGGGGGGGGGGTGCAATACGCATATTAGAAGATAAGGATAGACTGCGTCCTATTGATGCGGACTATCAAATGTTTGATAATACTAAAATAAAAAGCTTTATCGATTGGAAAGCGGAAATTCCGGTTAAGCAAATGCTAAAAGATTTGCTTGAGCACTGGAGAGCCGAGATTAAAAAGGGCAGAATTCCTCTCAATCGCTAA
- a CDS encoding NAD-dependent epimerase/dehydratase family protein codes for MPKKVLITGGAGYIGSVLSPILLNKGYEVVVVDNLFYNQVSLLPLASYKNFRFINGDALDANLIKQEVAKADIIIPLAAFVGAPLCKKNAKLARMINFEAVKMISDFASKEQIFIYPNTNSGYGIGDKDAMCDENTPLNPISEYGKDKVEAELYLLEKGNCVTFRLATVFGVSARMRLDLLVNDFTYRAYKDKFIVLFEEHFRRNYIHVRDVAKGFIHGIENYEKMKGEAYNMGLSSANLTKRQLAETIKKFVPDFYIHSASIGEDPDKRDYLVSNAKLEATGWSADVSLEEGIEELLRAFAMMKVNAFANV; via the coding sequence ATGCCAAAAAAAGTTTTAATTACAGGAGGAGCTGGATACATAGGCTCTGTTTTAAGCCCTATTTTACTAAATAAGGGCTATGAGGTCGTGGTGGTGGATAATTTATTTTACAATCAAGTCTCCCTACTCCCCCTAGCAAGCTATAAAAATTTTCGCTTCATCAACGGAGACGCCCTAGATGCAAATTTAATCAAGCAAGAAGTAGCAAAAGCCGATATCATCATACCCCTAGCCGCTTTTGTAGGAGCGCCTTTATGTAAGAAAAATGCAAAGCTTGCAAGAATGATAAATTTCGAAGCGGTGAAGATGATAAGCGATTTTGCTAGCAAGGAGCAAATTTTCATCTATCCTAATACAAATAGTGGCTATGGCATAGGCGATAAAGATGCGATGTGTGATGAAAACACCCCACTAAATCCCATTAGCGAATATGGCAAAGACAAGGTCGAAGCCGAGCTTTATTTGCTTGAAAAAGGTAATTGCGTAACCTTCCGCCTCGCAACCGTTTTTGGCGTGAGTGCTAGAATGAGGCTTGATTTGCTTGTCAATGACTTTACCTACCGCGCTTACAAGGATAAATTCATCGTGCTTTTTGAGGAGCATTTTAGGCGTAATTATATCCATGTGCGTGATGTGGCTAAGGGCTTTATCCACGGTATAGAAAATTATGAAAAGATGAAGGGCGAGGCTTATAATATGGGACTTAGCTCTGCAAATTTGACAAAAAGACAACTTGCCGAAACGATTAAAAAATTCGTTCCAGATTTTTATATCCACAGTGCTAGTATAGGCGAGGACCCTGATAAGAGGGATTACTTAGTCTCTAATGCCAAGCTTGAAGCGACTGGCTGGAGTGCTGATGTGAGCTTAGAAGAGGGCATTGAGGAGCTTTTAAGAGCCTTTGCTATGATGAAGGTTAATGCCTTTGCAAATGTTTAA